From one Lolium rigidum isolate FL_2022 chromosome 4, APGP_CSIRO_Lrig_0.1, whole genome shotgun sequence genomic stretch:
- the LOC124708403 gene encoding WAT1-related protein At3g02690, chloroplastic-like yields MSAAAPFRLLLPLHPPFAPRRPPASALPSLPPMPRPRVRLRLRLAAGSSETPPQASDELDFVGTGTDAELDPVAEEAALAATKEWWEWALLVSPFFFWGTAMVAMKGVIPKTGPFFVAALRLIPAGALVVAFAAARGRKQPSGWAAWGAIAAFGLVDAACFQGFLTEGLQKTSAGLGSVIIDSQPLTVAILAALFFGESIGAIGAGGLVLGVVGLLLLEVPALSVEENGATVWGSGEWWMFLSAQSMAIGTIMVRWVSKYSDPIMATGWHMVIGGIPLLVISVLNHDPALNGHIQELTSSDILALGYTSIFGSAISYGVYFYNATRGSLTTLSSLTFLTPMFASIFGFIYLGETFSPEQIGGALLTLVAIYMVNYKSIVGEK; encoded by the exons ATGTCCGCCGCCGCGcccttccgcctcctcctcccgctccacCCGCCATTCGCGCCCAGACGCCCACCCGCGTCCGCTCTGCCCTCCCTCCCACCCATGCCCCGCCCGCGCGTccgtctccgcctccgcctcgcggCCGGGAGCAGTGAGACGCCACCGCAGGCATCCGACGAGCTCGACTTCGTCGGTACAGGCACCGACGCCGAGCTCGACCCCgtcgcggaggaggcggcgctcgcggccacGAAGGAGTGGTGGGAGTGGGCGCTGCTGGTGTCGCCCTTCTTCTTCTGGGGCACGGCCATGGTGGCCATGAAGGGGGTCATCCCGAAAACCGGTCCTTTCTTCGTCGCCGCGCTCCGCCTGATCCCCGCGGGCgcgctcgtcgtcgccttcgCCGCCGCGCGCGGCAGGAAGCAGCCCTCCGGCTGGGCCGCGTGGGGCGCCATCGCCGCCTTCGGCCTCGTCGACGCCGCCTGCTTCCAG GGCTTCCTCACGGAGGGCTTGCAGAAGACGTCGGCTGGGCTCGGAAGC GTCATAATTGACTCTCAACCATTGACCGTTGCTATCCTTGCAGCCCTATTCTTTGGAGAGTCTATCGGCGCGATAGGAGCTGGGGGGCTTGTACTGGGTGTTGTTGGGCTTTTGCTCCTTGAG GTTCCAGCACTTTCAGTTGAAGAAAACGGCGCAACAGTCTGGGGAAGTGGAGAATGGTGGATGTTCCTCTCAGCTCAAAGCATGGCGATTGGAACTATAATGGTTCGCTGGGTATCAAAGTATTCTGATCCAATCATGGCAACAGGATGG CACATGGTAATAGGCGGGATACCTTTGTTGGTTATATCTGTTCTTAATCATGATCCTGCTCTTAATGGACATATTCAAGAGCTTACATCGAGTGATATATTAGCACTGGGTTATACATCTATATTTGGCAGTGCTATCAGCTATGGTGTCTACTTCTACAATGCTACAAGAG GTAGTTTGACCACACTTAGTTCTCTTACTTTCTTAACTCCTATGTTTGCCTCTATTTTCGG CTTCATCTATCTGGGAGAGACCTTCTCACCCGAGCAGATCGGTGGTGCACTTCTGACACTAGTTGCCATCTATATGGTTAATTACAAGAGCATTGTAGGCGAGAAGTAA
- the LOC124705720 gene encoding protein EARLY RESPONSIVE TO DEHYDRATION 15-like: MEVVRGSNGGKLNPWAEPFVPGSWCRPVEVVAEVEDFSPDWWRLVAASPSFRDRWLRDYGDLGLLDADESPDDEGDLFFSPARNNLEGAERKEEAAAKKAGGDVMPWGIEKWWRTHVTVPEVPKYAEKAPKKVAGGSPRFSPRPIQQPR, encoded by the exons ATGGAGGTGGTGAGAGGGAGCAACGGCGGGAAGCTGAACCCGTGGGCGGAGCCCTTCGTGCCGGGGAGCTGGTGCCGCCCcgtggaggtggtggcggaggtggaggacttCTCCCCCGActggtggcgcctcgtcgccgcCTCCCCGTCCTTCCGCGACCGCTGGCTGCGCGACTACGGCGACCTAGGCCTCCTCGACGCCGACGAGAGCCCCGACGACGAAGGCGACCTCTTCTTCTCCCCTGCGCGGAACAACCTTG AAGGCGCAGAGAGGAAGGAAGAAGCGGCCGCCAAGAAAGCCGGAGGCGACGTGATGCCTTGGGGGATCGAGAAGTGGTGGCGGACGCACGTCACGGTGCCGGAGGTCCCAAAGTACGCGGAGAAGGCGCCTAAGAAGGTCGCCGGCGGCAGCCCCCGGTTCAGCCCCCGGCCTATCCAGCAGCCTCGCTAG